In the genome of Candidatus Zixiibacteriota bacterium, the window CCAGATGTCCGAGAAAAAGTTCAAGTTGCTCAGCCGGCATGCCCAATTGATGTACGCTGAGAACCTGCTCTGCCACATTGAGCAGTCGCAGAACCAGCTTCTCGCTCCCGCGCGTCGGAACTGACGATACCCGAATATCGAGGAGGGCGTTATGACTCTTCATCGTGATCCGCCCATCCTGTGGTTTTCGCCTTTCGGCAATATCCATTCCGGCCATGAGCTTGATCCGCGAAATGATCTGCGGCTGTTCGTCTCGCGCAAGCGGCTGCATCGTCTGCAGCACCCCGTCAATGCGATACCGGACTGTGAGTCCCCGGTCGGTTGGCTCAAGATGGATATCAGACGACCGCATCTGGACAGCGCGGCTGATGATCGCGTCAACTTGATGCGTTATTCCCCCGGCTTCTGCCCCCTGGTCCCCGCTGTCGGATTGATACTCGAATTGCGGCCCCTCGCGAAAGACCGATTCGATTGTCGGCGCAGCACTCGGATAATGAGTGTCGATGAGCCGAGGTAACTCATCGGCAGCTATCGGAATCCGGGTGATAGTATGACCTGTCACGAACATCAGATCGGCCAAGTCATTGGCGGAAAGCAGCCTGGGGCTCAACACGTGCAGTTCGTCATTTGCTATTCGCAACGGGATGACTCGGTACTTGATCGCCAGCGCGCGCGAAAACAGTTGAAGTGCGCTGCTCTCTGGATTATACTTGCTCATAATTGAAGTTTTGATCCTTGCACAGGATAGCAAGTGTGGGCCCGCCATGCAGACTTGCTGATTGTTGATTGACCTGTTCTGATCAAGGGTAATGACTGGTTCATCGCGACACCAAAGGGACGCCAATTGAAAAAGTTCGACTACAAAGCTGTGGCTGCATCCGGTGAAACAACTTGCGGGCAGCGACTCGCCAAGTCCCCAGAACTCCTCCGTCAGCAATTGAGCACCGAGGGACTCCTTGTCTTAGAACTCTCACCAGCCGCAAGTCTGCCGGCCGGGGCAAGTCTTGCACACCGCGAGTACAGCCAGGTTGTCAAGTTCACGCGCCAGCTGGCGGCGATGTTGCGTTCGGGGATGCGCCTGGATGCCGCTCTGCACGTTCTGTTGCGCCAAGATCACTCCCACCGCTGGCATCGCTTGTTGACTTCTATTGCGGCCGGCCTCCAGGAAGGGCGCATGCTTGCCGACGCCTTGGCCGAGCATCCTCAAGTGTTCAACCCCGTCTACATCAACCTTGTGCGCTCCGGCGAAACGGCCGGTGACCTGCCCGGAGTGCTAACCCGTCTGGCGCGATCGCTTGACTCCACGGACCGCATCAAGCGGAAATTGCGAGCAGCACTCGCCTACCCCATCGTGATTCTCGCAATCGCTGTCATCGTCCTCTTCATTCTGCTTGCGTACATCGTGCCGGTCTTCAAAGAGATGTTCATGAGCTTTCAGTCGGAATTGCCTCCGCTCACTGAGATTGTCGTCGGACTGTCTGATGCTCTGACTCAGTATCCGACCTATGTTCTTGGTGCCCTGGGCATCTTCGCCATCACAGGCATCCTGCTCGTGCGATCAAACTGGGCATCTCAGGTTGCCTCCAACGTGCCGCTGCTGATACCCGGCTTGCACTCGATCGTCATCAAGAGTGAGACCGCCAATTTCGCGCGCACTGTGGCAACGTTGCTCGATGGTGGCGTAGCGCTGCATGAGGCTATGCCGCTCGCAGCCGCCACGGTACGCAGCGAACGACTCCGGTCTGAATTGGGAAGTGCCACTCACCTGATCGCATCGGGTGGCCAGCTCCATGACGCCTGGCGAAACAGCACAATCGTCCCGCCAATGTTGACCGAAATGGCCGCCGTCGGAGAGGAGACTGGCACGCTGAGCCGCATGTTTGACACCCTCGCAGACTACTACAGCGAGGAACTCGAAACGATCATTCCGTCCATAACCGCCATCCTCGAACCGCTCCTCATCGTCCTCGTCGGCATTGTGGTCGCCGCAATTCTGATTTCGATGTACTTGCCGCTGTTCGAATTGATCGGCCAACTTGGTTAACCCGACTCACTCCACAGCATCGTTGACTACGATTCTGAGTTCACCGGTCTGATCGATTGTCCATTGGTCGACCGCCGGGTCATCATCAAGATTTGTCGCCGTCGCGGTGGCTGTGAACTGATTCCGGTCACCTCGGATTTCGTACTCATATCGCGCTTGTGGCATGATCTCCACACCGAGCGGCGCGAACGCCCGGGGATTAGCCGCCGATGCCTTGCTTCCCAGCGCCGGAATCCAATACGAATCATGCTCAAATCGATAAGTCTGCTGCATCGTGTAAATCTGTCTCAGAATTTGTTTGGCCTCTACCTGTTTCGCACGGGCAGTTGCGCCGACAAACCGCGGAATCGCCAACCCGGTCAAAATCCCGATAATGACCAACACAATCAGGATCTCGATCAGCGTAAACCCGCGAGTTTTCCGGTGACTAATTATTGAACTCAGGTTCATGAGGTATTTCTCCTACTCGACTTGAATCTTGCTGTATGGTCTGATCGGAATCGACATGCTCTGAGATGTAAGGTCCTCAAGAGTCAAAACCAGGTTCAACGTCGGAATTCGCCGACCCCCAGGAACGCTATCCGATGACTGGCGCCTCCTCGCTTGGTCGCTACCCTCGATGCGCATCGCCGTCGTTCGGCATCTCGAATCAAGTAGCGCGACACCATTTCGTTCAATGGTGCCCTCACGGATCGTGTACTCAACTGCCTCTCCGTCGATAAGCAATCGCAACCGGACTGAATCAGCCTGCAGGATTGAATCGGCACGGAAGATGTCACTGCGCAATCTGGTTGTCAGAGTAACCGCCGATTGCTCCAGGAGCATCTGCGCGGTCCAACGCCGGATGCTTCGATTTACCGCCAGATCGGCGTGAAGCACTAAACCAAGCAAGAGCGACGCTAGCACAATCGCGACGAGGACTTCAACGATTGCCGAACCGGAAGACGTCTTTACTCTGACCAATGTATCTGATCGCATGGAAACTCCCTACCGTATCGTCGCTCGCGAGCCGTAAGACAACCAGCCGCAAGCATTCACGAAAGTGCTCCGACTGAACGCTGGAAACTACGCGATAGCGCACTCCGTCCACGGTAACGATCTCTTCGCCGGCAAGCCGGCTGCCGTCTGAATAGAACGATGCGAGACGTGCATCTGCAATCCCTGCGGCGCGCAACTGATCGGCGCCGCTCGCATGAATCATTATGGAACCCAATAGCGTAAACATGAGCAAGAACACGCCCGCGAACATGACGGCAGCCACCAGTACCTCTACCAATGTGAAACCACCCGTATCCGTTTCCGTGCGTGCCAACAACTTAATCATTACGACCGCTCGAGTTCCTGAGGCCGATAGCTTTGGGCCACCATTGGCCTGGCATCATCAGCGGAAAGGTAAGATTCTCGTCTAGGTCATTGTATTGCACCTCGGCATCCACAATCCAGTTCAGGTAGATCGTCGGCGGCTCGACATGACTGAACAACCTGACCACTGCCGCCCCTTGAAGCTTCCCACTTAACTCCACCAATCCTTCCCACCAGATCAATCCCCGCACAACGCTTTTCGAGCCAATCCGCAGCAACCCTGCCTCTTCGTCAGCGCCTGCGCCCTTGGATGACACGCCATAAATGAAGACTGATTCACACAATTTCTGAGAAGTCACTTCAACAAGGCCCCTGTTCTTGTCCGCATGAGCTTCGCCGGAGAGCGCAATGAGACACGGTTTCTGAAGTCTTGCGCGCTCGTCAACCACCAGCGTATCGCGCACGATGATTTGCCCGCTGAAGGAGGCATCCGCTGTCAACTCAATTCGATCAGCGACGATGATGCACTCATTGAGTATTGCGCTTTGACCAATGCTGACTCGCTCTGCCTCGACCACAAGATTTATGAGCTTCCCACTACCAAGAACGCGGACACTGCGATCAGAGAAAAGCATCGTTCCGTGGCCGTCAATAACACTCTTGCCGGTCTCGATCTCGAGATCGGCTCGTGCGCGTTGATCATGATGGCTTCGCCCGCCATCGCTGTATAAGTCGCCCGCATCTCTGATCACGATTGAGACGTCCGTTACGTACGCGTTTAGTTTCCGCTGCTGCAGCAGACTCAGAAATTCGTCGAGTTGCGAACGATCGATGCGTGGCACGGCTGCGGCGGTGACGACAGTGATTTGTCCTTCCACCATTTCCCGGCCATTGAACACCCGTCCCGCAATCTCGCCGGCAGTAACTCCGGCCGGACCGAGTGCGACATTGCCTACAATCCGAGTTCCGCCCGAGACCACCAGCGGGTACGGCGGGCCGACCTGCGTAATCACGTTCTTGAATACTTCGGGCGGGCGCGCTCCAATCCGGGCTTCGAATGATCGCTCCAGCCGCCTGGTGCTTCCCGTGCTCCGCACCAAGACAAATACTCCCCAGGGTTCCACTGTGTAAGAGACCTGGCTGGTGGAATCAAGCCGCACGTTCCGGGCAAATGATCGCTCCGCTGGTTCCTCGGCTAGCCGCGCCATGGCGTCGTGTATTCCCGATTCGGCAAGGTAGGATGCTCTGACCTCGTCGACCAGCAGAGCACACCGCGCCTTCTGCCAGCTTCCGTGAATTAGTACGGCCGTTATCACGATCGCCAGGATCGCCAGCACCGCCAACACGGCCAGTAATACCGTCCCGGCCTCTCCGGCAACTCTATTTCTCGATCGTCCAGACAAGTCTTGGCCCTCGTGGTGCCTTCCATTGAATCTCATGCTGCGTAATCCGCTTGAGTATGAAGCCGTTGAGTGTATCGCCCGGACAGAGCAGGCTGGTCCGATGCGTCAGTGAGTCAAACACAACGACGTACGGATTCTTCGCCGTCCAGACGTGCCCGAGCCATGAGGCCCGGATTGAACGAACCGGCGCTGCAGCTGGCGTAGGCCCTGCCACCCTAGTCTCACGCAACTGCTTCCGCTGCGGTACTTCAAACGGATCGCGCGCACCGGCGATGTAGACAAAATCATCATCACCCGCTTCCTCGGTCGACGCCGCTGTCCAATGAGATACCTTTGGTGCCTCAAAAGTTCTCCGACGGGCGACACCCTCCGGCACCAGCAGAAACAGGTTTCGCAGCCAAACGCCAACTAACGCAAGCGCCAGAACAATCAGCAATACTCGCTTCAGCAACACTTACGACCTTACCCTCCTTGAGCCGCGCCCACAACGAAGACGCACCTCAACTTGCCAGTGGAGGCCCCGACCCGCTCCATAGCAAGTGACTCAACCTGTAACTGCGGATTGGAGCCGTACAATCGCGAGAGTATGATCGCATGTTGGTCGTATGTCCCCTCGGTCATGATTCTGAAGCTCGTTGTGGACATTGACGTTCGGTCTGATGACTGAAGTCGGTCGTAGCTGATAATGCTGACGCCAGCCTCTCCACACGATTCCCTGATCTGCTTCAGAATCGTCGTCCCAGCGGCGTCACTCATGATCCGAGCACTCAAAGAGTCGATCGTCGCCTTAAGTCTTGCCTGTCGCTGTCGCTCCAGATCCAATTCCGCCAACACCGCTCTTGGATCGGAATCGACCTTTCCAAAGAGCCGTGACAGCCGCGAAGCGGCAACTGGCACCCAGCTTACTGACACCAGCGTGAGTGCCATTAACAGTGCTGCTGCCAGCCCGAACTGCCATACCCAGAAACGGTTTTGCCGCCACCAGACCTTACTTAGCATCGCTAAAACTCCCGGTCATTTCGAACCGAAATACAACGGCTTGCGCCAATGCGCCGTGCTCCGCCTGAGCCGAATACTCTGACCGAGACACGCGCTCGAGCGTCACCGATTCGATTCCTGGACTTTGGCAAAGCGCCGCTGCAAACGCTTGTGGTTCCTTCTCCTCCCGCGAGTATCCGCTCAGCGAGAAAACAACCTCTTTACTTCTAGCATCAGATTGCAGTTGCAATGACCCCAGCCAGCAAATGGCGGGAGTTGCCCGGGCGACGATGGAGAGCAGTCGCGGCAGATCAACCCGGACGGACCGCATAGCGGCAAGTCGCTCTACGGACTCCTCAAGTCCTGCGTTCTCAGCTTCAGTCTCGTCAAGAGCACGATAGGTCTCCTGAAGGCGCAGGTGCTCCTGTGCGTTCCCCGACACCAGTTGAGTTGCCCACAGACCAGTCACCACAATCACGATCACCAGAAGCAGAAAGCTCATCACCTTGATGGCCTGGGACAGATCTCGGGTTGCCAACGCACGTGGTAGCCCGAATTGCGGCAAGAAATCCAGACAGGCAAATCCCTGCCTGTGTCTGCTCGATCCCCTGCGAATGCAGTTCGCGTATTTCCGAAAAATCGCAGCAGTATGCCCGCATGACTCTCGGTCGGAAGACTCTTTTGGCAACTCGACCTGGAAAGTACGAGCCTTGCCTTCTTCCCCGACACGATACTGGCCAAGCACGAATCGAACAGCATCGCATTCTGCGTTCGTAGACTCTTCGAACTCTTTCAGGACGAACAACGCCGCGGGCACGATGCTGTCGATCGCTATGCCGTTGTCTTGAAGCGTGGTCAGCAGCCTGCGCAATTCCGACTTGTGGCCGAATACCGCAACCAACTGCCCATCTCTGACTGCATGATGGACCATTGCCAGATCCCGACGATTGCCCGGTGGCGAGATCTCAGACAAGTGCGCCGCCAACCAGGTTTCCGGCTTCTCGGCACCAATGGCGACCATTTTCACAGCAACTACAGGTGGATGCAGAATCACAGTTGCTGGCTGACCCCAATAGCCCAATCTGCGCAACTCCGCGCGAAGAGTTTTTTCCTCAATTGCGACCTTGTTGCTGACATTTGTACGACGCCGTCTCGTCTTCCCCACTTTCCAGATCGCACACGTCCGTCCCTGGGTCTCGATCAGATAGCTACTGCCGATGCCAAAGTACCGCAACCAGGCAGGTCGTCGCATGCACGAAGGCCTTCGCGCAGTCACGTCCACATTGATTTCCGCAGCAATTCCTCGCTTCCGAGAGTCCGTCACGCCCCGCATCGTAATCACCTCTTGTCGTACTCACTGATATCGACTGACCCCTCCGATCCGTAGTAGATCTTCGGCGTCAAGAAGATCATCAACTCGGCTTCGGTCGCAGACCGCCGCCGATTCTGAAACAAACGCCCTAGAATCGGTATTTCTCCCAGCAACGGAAACTTGTCGATCACCACGTTCTCAAGCGTCTGTATCATGCCGCCCAGCACGATCGTCTCGCCGTCCCGCAGCCGCACCCGTGAGTGCAGAGTCCGATGGTTGATCGTCGGTGGCACCTCCGGGTCGAATTGTCCCTGCGGCGTGTTGAATTCCGGGGCGATGTCGACGATGATCTCCTGCATTGCCGTCACCCAGGGCGTCACCTTCAACGTAACATCCGCCTTGATCGACTCGAACCGCTGCGAAACCTGGGAAGTGTAGTTCGCGTTGCCGCCGTTGTAGACGGTCTCCGTCTTGAGCAAATAGTATTGAGTCGTACCAATACTTATCGCAGCTTCATGTCCGTTCAAGGCCGCAATTGTCGGCCGCGAGCGAATGTTTGCTTTGCCCTCTTGCGATAACGCCCGCAGGCGTATGTAGAAATCGTCCGAAAGATGCCCGATGTTGGTCACGCCCATCCGCAACGCCAAGTCTTGCAGCTTCTCATCCGCCTTCTTGCCCGCCGAATACAACTGAATCTCCGGATAGTACGATTCATTGCCCGCCCCAGGCTGGGACTGACCTCTGTTGTTGGCGATAATCGAAAACTCGCGCAGATGACTCGTTGAGAAATCTACAACCAGTGCCTCGATCAGGATCTGCGCCGGCGCGAAGTCCACCGACTTGGTAAACTGCTCCAGCTCCTTGATCGTGCTGTATGCCCCCGTTGCCAGAAACCCGTTCTGACCCGGCATGACGGAAATCGCAAGTTTGGCTGCTATCGCTGTCGGCACGAGCTTGAGCAAATCGTCGGCGACCAAATGCTGTAGTGCAATGAACTTGCTGGTGCGCATCTCCTCCATTTTCGCTGAGCCAAACTGATAGACTCCATCCTCCTCTTTGAACGTGTACTCGGTTCCCCTGAGAACAAGTGTCAGCAGATCATCCGTCGCGACGCCGATGCCCTTTACCGTCACTGTCCCGGCGAGCGTTCCGTAGAGTACCGTCGGCAGATTGCACTTCTGCACAATATCCTCAACGAGTCGTTGCAAGTCGGCCTGGCGAACTTCAAGCGTGATCAGACCGCTGTCGCAACGCACGTCGTAACTGGCTGCCCGGCGTACTGAATTTGTCTCTTGCAGCCGGTCGACATAGTAGATGCCGTCCCTTTCTGTCAGCAGGTATCCGTTGGCGGACATCAGCGCCTCCAGTGCTAGCTCCAACGGCACGTTTTTGAGTTTGCCGGTCAGCCACCCCGTCACACCCTGCTCGATGACCATGTTGCGGCCGGTCGAGTCGACTAGCGCCCTAACCGCCAACGTGAGCGGCAACGAGTCAAATTCGGCTGATAGCTGGCCGTCTTGAAATTGGATTTCGTATGGAAAACGCTCGGCTTCGCTCGGCGGGTAGATCTTCAGAATATTGTCCTCGATCGCCCAACGCAGTTGCTTTTCCTTGACGATAAACCGAATCGCATCGCTCAGAGCGACATCAGTGAGGTAGACTGTGATGGTGCCGGACACCTCGGGACTCACCCAAATGTTTACTCCATACGGTCGGCATAAAGCCGCGAGTGCGTCGCTAGTAGCA includes:
- a CDS encoding type II/IV secretion system protein, which translates into the protein MLTEEFWGLGESLPASCFTGCSHSFVVELFQLASLWCRDEPVITLDQNRSINNQQVCMAGPHLLSCARIKTSIMSKYNPESSALQLFSRALAIKYRVIPLRIANDELHVLSPRLLSANDLADLMFVTGHTITRIPIAADELPRLIDTHYPSAAPTIESVFREGPQFEYQSDSGDQGAEAGGITHQVDAIISRAVQMRSSDIHLEPTDRGLTVRYRIDGVLQTMQPLARDEQPQIISRIKLMAGMDIAERRKPQDGRITMKSHNALLDIRVSSVPTRGSEKLVLRLLNVAEQVLSVHQLGMPAEQLELFLGHLERPQGMILVTGPTGSGKTTTLYSALAHLARPGVNIMTIEDPIEYELPGITQSQVKPEIGYDFANALRAFLRQDPDIIMVGEIRDLETAQVALRAALTGHLVLSTVHTNTAAATVTRLTDLGVEPYLVASSVSLIVAQRLMRKLCRSCRILDTGAEQSLRTISGVAAACDGPIFKAGRGCGYCSSTGYYGRLGIFELLPVANQDRDLYICDGNKPPAMLIGDRTAVPLLGDAAVAAVLSGQSSIAELVRILS
- a CDS encoding type II secretion system F family protein; this translates as MSTEGLLVLELSPAASLPAGASLAHREYSQVVKFTRQLAAMLRSGMRLDAALHVLLRQDHSHRWHRLLTSIAAGLQEGRMLADALAEHPQVFNPVYINLVRSGETAGDLPGVLTRLARSLDSTDRIKRKLRAALAYPIVILAIAVIVLFILLAYIVPVFKEMFMSFQSELPPLTEIVVGLSDALTQYPTYVLGALGIFAITGILLVRSNWASQVASNVPLLIPGLHSIVIKSETANFARTVATLLDGGVALHEAMPLAAATVRSERLRSELGSATHLIASGGQLHDAWRNSTIVPPMLTEMAAVGEETGTLSRMFDTLADYYSEELETIIPSITAILEPLLIVLVGIVVAAILISMYLPLFELIGQLG
- a CDS encoding prepilin-type N-terminal cleavage/methylation domain-containing protein gives rise to the protein MNLSSIISHRKTRGFTLIEILIVLVIIGILTGLAIPRFVGATARAKQVEAKQILRQIYTMQQTYRFEHDSYWIPALGSKASAANPRAFAPLGVEIMPQARYEYEIRGDRNQFTATATATNLDDDPAVDQWTIDQTGELRIVVNDAVE
- a CDS encoding type II and III secretion system protein; the encoded protein is MSPEVSGTITVYLTDVALSDAIRFIVKEKQLRWAIEDNILKIYPPSEAERFPYEIQFQDGQLSAEFDSLPLTLAVRALVDSTGRNMVIEQGVTGWLTGKLKNVPLELALEALMSANGYLLTERDGIYYVDRLQETNSVRRAASYDVRCDSGLITLEVRQADLQRLVEDIVQKCNLPTVLYGTLAGTVTVKGIGVATDDLLTLVLRGTEYTFKEEDGVYQFGSAKMEEMRTSKFIALQHLVADDLLKLVPTAIAAKLAISVMPGQNGFLATGAYSTIKELEQFTKSVDFAPAQILIEALVVDFSTSHLREFSIIANNRGQSQPGAGNESYYPEIQLYSAGKKADEKLQDLALRMGVTNIGHLSDDFYIRLRALSQEGKANIRSRPTIAALNGHEAAISIGTTQYYLLKTETVYNGGNANYTSQVSQRFESIKADVTLKVTPWVTAMQEIIVDIAPEFNTPQGQFDPEVPPTINHRTLHSRVRLRDGETIVLGGMIQTLENVVIDKFPLLGEIPILGRLFQNRRRSATEAELMIFLTPKIYYGSEGSVDISEYDKR